In the Periophthalmus magnuspinnatus isolate fPerMag1 chromosome 4, fPerMag1.2.pri, whole genome shotgun sequence genome, one interval contains:
- the tnfaip8l1 gene encoding tumor necrosis factor alpha-induced protein 8-like protein 1, with product MDSFSTKSLALQAQKKLMSKMATKSVASLFIDDTSSEVLDELYRVTKEYTRNRKESQKIIKNLIKMVVKLGVLYRNNQFNNEELIVVENFRKKVHTLAMTAVSFHQIEFTFDRRVMSAILNDCRDLLHQAIKRHLTAKSHTRINHVFNHFSDCDFLAALYGPSEVYRAHLQRICNGVNKMLDEGNL from the exons ATGGACTCCTTCAGCACCAAGAGTCTGGCACTGCAGGCTCAGAAGAAGCTCATGAGCAAGATGGCCACCAAGAGCGTGGCCAGTTTGTTCATTGATGACACCAGCAGTGAGGTCCTGGACGAGCTGTACCGGGTCACCAAAGAGTACACACGCAACCGCAAAGAGTCCCAGAAAATCATTAAAAACCTGATCAAGATGGTGGTGAAGCTGGGGGTGCTCTACAGAAACAACCAGTTCAACAACGAAGAGCTGATTGTGGTGGAGAACTTCAG gaaAAAGGTGCATACTCTGGCCATGACTGCAGTCAGCTTCCACCAGATTGAGTTCACATTTGACCGTCGTGTGATGAGCGCCATTTTAAACGACTGCCGCGACCTGCTACACCAGGCCATCAAGAGGCACCTGACGGCCAAGAGCCATACTCGCATCAACCACGTCTTCAATCACTTCTCTGACTGTGACTTCCTTGCAGCGCTCTACGGGCCCTCCGAGGTTTACCGCGCGCATCTACAAAGAATCTGCAATGGCGTCAACAAGATGCTCGACGAGGGTAACCTTTGA